Proteins found in one Chloroflexota bacterium genomic segment:
- a CDS encoding Glu/Leu/Phe/Val dehydrogenase, whose translation MSELIDQQHRINPLSIALDQFDRTAEILHLDDDMRKVLRVPKRELTVNFPVRMDDGRLEMFSGYRVQHNVNRGPAKGGIRFAPDVDIEEVRALAMWMTWKCALVGIPYGGAKGGVACNPKQLSRTELEGLTRRFTTEIYTLIGPESDIPAPDMNTDSQIMAWIMDTYSMQRGYSVPAVVTGKPLEIGGSAGRTEATGRGVTYVVEEVLGHQEERLEDKTVAIQGFGNVGSHAAELLAAQGAKVVAISDVSGAVYNARGLDVNAALQIKNEGVLVSDLPGGERISNDELLELPVDILVPAAIHGQITAENADDIRARFIAEAANGPTTPEADEILRDRGIVVIPDVLCNAGGVTVSYFEWVQGLQSFFWEIEQIRRRLKSILGRATQETIATAEKYDVDLRMGASAVGVSRVAEATLSRGIYP comes from the coding sequence ATGTCCGAGCTTATCGATCAACAACACCGGATTAATCCGCTCTCGATCGCTCTCGACCAGTTTGACCGCACGGCGGAAATCTTGCACCTTGACGACGATATGCGCAAGGTGCTCCGCGTCCCCAAGCGCGAACTCACGGTCAATTTTCCCGTGCGCATGGACGACGGCAGACTGGAGATGTTCTCCGGCTATCGTGTCCAACATAACGTGAATCGCGGCCCGGCCAAGGGCGGTATTCGCTTTGCGCCCGACGTGGACATCGAGGAAGTGCGTGCGCTGGCGATGTGGATGACGTGGAAGTGCGCCCTGGTGGGCATTCCCTACGGCGGTGCGAAAGGCGGCGTTGCGTGCAATCCAAAGCAGCTCTCGCGCACCGAGCTTGAGGGGCTGACGCGCAGATTCACGACGGAGATATACACGCTGATCGGCCCGGAATCCGATATTCCCGCACCCGATATGAACACTGACTCGCAAATCATGGCGTGGATTATGGATACCTACAGCATGCAACGCGGGTACTCTGTGCCCGCAGTCGTGACCGGCAAGCCCCTGGAGATTGGCGGCTCCGCGGGAAGAACCGAAGCTACCGGACGCGGGGTGACCTATGTGGTCGAGGAGGTGCTCGGCCACCAAGAGGAGCGGTTGGAAGACAAGACTGTGGCTATTCAGGGATTCGGTAACGTGGGTTCGCATGCCGCTGAACTCTTGGCGGCACAGGGGGCAAAGGTGGTGGCAATCTCGGACGTCAGCGGCGCCGTTTACAATGCCCGTGGGCTTGACGTGAACGCGGCGCTGCAGATCAAAAACGAAGGCGTGCTGGTGAGCGACCTGCCCGGCGGCGAACGCATTAGTAACGATGAACTCTTGGAACTGCCCGTGGATATCTTAGTGCCGGCGGCCATCCACGGCCAGATAACGGCGGAAAACGCGGATGACATTCGCGCCCGCTTTATTGCCGAAGCCGCCAACGGCCCCACGACTCCGGAAGCAGACGAAATTCTGCGCGACCGGGGCATTGTGGTTATCCCCGACGTTCTCTGCAATGCGGGCGGCGTCACCGTCTCCTACTTCGAGTGGGTGCAAGGTCTGCAGTCGTTCTTCTGGGAAATCGAGCAGATTCGCAGGCGGCTGAAGAGCATTCTAGGCCGCGCCACACAGGAGACCATTGCGACCGCGGAAAAGTATGACGTTGATCTCCGCATGGGAGCGTCCGCCGTCGGTGTGAG